One genomic region from bacterium encodes:
- a CDS encoding HAMP domain-containing protein: MPAWLDKIGFRLILVVGVTAILIIGVFSYFNIRSHTEVLLAEVERRANQLSETVKYSTRHDMLFNQRERIHRQIRDIGEQPGINRIRLLNKTGEIVYSSKPDDIGKMVDKNAESCFVCHSDQKPIERLTISERTRVFRLHPDSVRIMGIINPIYNEASCWEASCHVHEPEQKVLGVLDVTIPLADVDAQVQSSRLEMTIFALVSFVALSCIIGIFVYRWVEIPVHTMVTATHEIAGGNLNHALPENRSDELGQLARAFNHMTRKMAEARLQLFQSDKMASLGRLAAGVAHEINNPLTGVLTYSSYLMKRTASQPDIQEDLKVIVRETLRSREIVKSLLDFARQSVPKKSAADICEIIRRSLSVTENQLRLHRVKVETNFNEDMPHVVVDSNQMQQVFINLLVNAADAMSESGGTIHIHLARINLSPYGTTQIRKALCNKNHNLMSPDIKINGLPTIRLKAKSEGAEGFLYLDPIYGSHQHEYGILSGNIMSLQCPQCLTSVINESVRCPKCNALTYSFEVAGKGVFRGCTRNGCDWQQWPIMDEAGVREFVEIKVRDNGIGIPPEDMSRIFEPFFTTKGQKGTGLGLSVIWGIIDNHDGKITVESIPGLGTTFTIRIPVKS; the protein is encoded by the coding sequence ATGCCGGCATGGCTGGATAAAATAGGATTCAGACTCATTTTGGTTGTGGGTGTGACGGCGATACTCATCATCGGAGTTTTTTCATATTTCAATATTCGTTCGCACACCGAAGTACTGCTCGCCGAAGTAGAACGCCGCGCCAATCAACTGAGTGAAACGGTCAAGTACAGCACGCGGCATGATATGCTTTTTAATCAACGTGAACGCATTCATCGCCAGATTCGGGACATTGGCGAACAACCCGGTATTAACCGCATCCGGCTGCTTAATAAAACCGGCGAAATAGTTTATTCATCCAAACCGGATGATATCGGTAAGATGGTGGATAAAAATGCGGAAAGTTGTTTTGTGTGTCATTCGGATCAAAAACCGATCGAACGTCTTACGATCAGTGAACGTACGCGTGTTTTCCGATTACATCCGGATTCGGTACGGATTATGGGTATTATCAATCCGATATACAACGAAGCGTCGTGCTGGGAAGCGTCGTGCCACGTGCATGAACCCGAACAAAAAGTGCTCGGTGTTTTGGATGTGACGATTCCTTTAGCTGATGTGGATGCACAAGTTCAGTCGAGCCGTTTGGAGATGACGATTTTTGCTTTGGTATCCTTTGTCGCGCTCAGTTGTATCATCGGCATTTTTGTGTACCGATGGGTAGAAATCCCTGTGCATACGATGGTTACGGCGACGCATGAAATCGCCGGCGGGAATCTCAATCATGCATTACCTGAAAACCGAAGCGACGAATTAGGCCAATTGGCTCGGGCATTTAATCACATGACACGAAAAATGGCGGAAGCGCGGTTACAGCTTTTCCAATCTGATAAGATGGCTTCGCTCGGACGATTGGCCGCCGGTGTCGCGCACGAGATCAATAATCCTCTCACCGGTGTTTTGACATACAGCAGTTATTTGATGAAGCGCACGGCTTCACAACCGGATATACAGGAAGACCTCAAAGTCATCGTTCGCGAAACCCTTCGCAGCCGCGAAATCGTCAAAAGTCTTTTAGATTTTGCACGGCAATCCGTTCCCAAAAAAAGCGCGGCGGATATATGTGAGATCATTCGCCGGTCATTGAGTGTCACCGAAAATCAATTGCGTCTGCATCGCGTCAAAGTCGAAACTAACTTTAATGAGGATATGCCGCATGTGGTTGTGGATAGCAATCAAATGCAGCAGGTATTTATCAACCTTTTGGTCAATGCGGCTGACGCAATGAGCGAATCGGGCGGTACGATCCATATTCATCTTGCACGAATCAATCTTTCGCCTTACGGCACAACACAAATTCGTAAAGCACTGTGCAATAAAAATCACAACCTGATGAGTCCTGATATTAAGATCAACGGGTTACCGACCATACGCCTCAAGGCTAAAAGCGAAGGGGCGGAAGGTTTTTTATACCTTGATCCGATTTACGGAAGCCATCAACACGAATATGGTATTTTATCGGGAAATATAATGAGTTTGCAATGCCCACAATGCCTCACGTCCGTCATCAATGAATCCGTACGTTGCCCTAAATGCAATGCGTTGACATATAGTTTCGAGGTCGCCGGTAAAGGTGTCTTTAGGGGATGCACGCGAAACGGATGCGATTGGCAGCAGTGGCCGATCATGGATGAAGCCGGTGTCCGTGAATTCGTCGAAATCAAAGTGCGCGATAACGGTATCGGAATTCCACCCGAAGATATGAGTCGAATTTTTGAACCGTTTTTTACTACCAAAGGGCAAAAAGGAACCGGGCTTGGCCTATCGGTGATTTGGGGCATTATAGATAACCACGACGGGAAAATAACGGTCGAAAGTATTCCCGGTCTGGGAACGACGTTTACGATACGTATACCGGTAAAATCATGA